A stretch of Lysinibacillus agricola DNA encodes these proteins:
- a CDS encoding DUF2626 family protein: MDNMYKVMAFWTGIFAVMFYLGGMNEVSLLFVGNTGLFLLLGFLNLSERMYMYIFGAYLTVFFAGFTYYTTFIHVPGGGH, translated from the coding sequence ATGGATAATATGTATAAAGTTATGGCATTCTGGACAGGTATTTTTGCAGTTATGTTCTACCTTGGTGGTATGAACGAGGTATCGCTATTATTCGTAGGTAATACAGGTTTATTCTTATTATTAGGCTTCTTAAACCTTTCAGAACGTATGTACATGTACATTTTCGGAGCATATTTAACTGTATTCTTCGCTGGCTTCACGTACTATACAACATTCATTCACGTACCTGGTGGCGGTCATTAA
- a CDS encoding MBL fold metallo-hydrolase, with protein MMNVRSYSLGPVQTNCYIVSNKNKECLIFDPGEEADRIIKTIRSNNLKPLAIFLTHAHFDHIGAVDVVREAFNVPVWIHEKEVSWLGDPTKNGSSKYAALPDYIVAAPADENIIKEEQLFEISNFCFKAIFTPGHSPGSISYIFENDGFAIVGDTLFEQGVGRTDLLGGSTKTLLTSIHDKLLTLPEDIIIYPGHGNYTTVGAEMETNPFLNGF; from the coding sequence ATGATGAACGTACGAAGTTATTCACTTGGACCTGTCCAAACGAATTGTTATATCGTATCGAATAAAAATAAGGAATGCTTAATATTTGATCCAGGAGAAGAAGCAGATCGAATCATCAAGACTATACGTAGTAACAATCTAAAACCATTAGCCATTTTTTTAACACATGCACATTTCGACCATATCGGTGCCGTGGATGTTGTCCGTGAAGCTTTTAATGTTCCGGTATGGATTCATGAAAAAGAAGTTAGCTGGTTAGGAGATCCAACAAAGAATGGCTCTAGTAAATACGCAGCATTACCAGATTATATTGTCGCTGCCCCGGCTGATGAAAATATTATTAAAGAAGAACAGCTATTTGAAATAAGCAATTTTTGTTTTAAAGCTATTTTTACGCCAGGACACTCACCAGGTAGTATTTCATATATTTTTGAAAATGATGGCTTTGCTATTGTTGGAGATACGCTATTTGAGCAAGGTGTTGGACGTACAGATTTACTTGGAGGCTCAACAAAAACATTACTTACATCCATTCATGATAAGTTATTGACACTACCTGAGGATATTATTATCTACCCTGGCCATGGTAATTATACAACGGTCGGTGCAGAAATGGAGACAAATCCTTTTTTGAATGGTTTTTAA
- a CDS encoding DUF2759 domain-containing protein: MNLLMVIFGLVAILAVVGTFQAIKEKNLLSVVFNLLSAVVFGWFVIMTVVNSGYPPTLH; this comes from the coding sequence ATGAACTTATTAATGGTTATTTTTGGTCTAGTAGCGATTTTAGCTGTAGTTGGTACATTCCAAGCAATTAAAGAAAAGAATCTTTTAAGCGTTGTTTTCAACTTATTAAGTGCTGTTGTTTTCGGTTGGTTCGTAATTATGACAGTCGTTAATAGCGGATACCCACCAACATTACACTAA